The Numida meleagris isolate 19003 breed g44 Domestic line chromosome 7, NumMel1.0, whole genome shotgun sequence genome contains a region encoding:
- the C7H1orf53 gene encoding uncharacterized protein C1orf53 homolog: PSISKSYPDTGAQRHTAASAARAVPDELLRASLAAAARRAQRGLGPGPRSPPARPLRARKRAAAAPEGPARPGAATGAARSAAAAAARPPPPGQPSAPQLTPLERRIVELHREATAAGRQTYVDPGTGYQVLTEAAHLRRGKCCGSACRHCPYEQVNVKDQSRKKRFNSFFYV; this comes from the exons CCGTCCATCTCTAAAAGTTACCCAGACACAGGGGCACAAAGACACACTGCTGCCAGCGCTGCCCGTGCTGTGCCCGACGAGCTCCTCCGCGCGTCCCTCGCAGCTGCCGCCCGCCGGGCACAGCGAGGGCTCGGGCCCGGCCCCCGCTCTCCTCCCGCCCGCCCTCTCCGAGCCCGGAAGCGCGCGGCGGCCGCTCCAgagggcccggcccggccgggAGCCGCCACGGGAGCCGCTCGTAGCGCCGCGGCCGCCGCggcccgcccgccgcctccgGGGCAGCCCTCGGCCCCGCAGCTGACGCCGCTGGAGAGGCGCATCGTGGAACTGCACCGAGAGGCGACTGCG GCAGGCCGGCAGACCTACGTGGACCCAGGCACAGGCTACCAGGTGCTCACCGAAGCCGCCCACTTGCGGAGAGGTAAATGCTGTGGCTCTGCGTGCAGACAC tgtcCATATGAGCAAGTTAACGTAAAAGACCAGTCGAGAAAGAAGCGCTTCAACTCTTTTTTCTATGTGTGA